Proteins co-encoded in one Papaver somniferum cultivar HN1 chromosome 5, ASM357369v1, whole genome shotgun sequence genomic window:
- the LOC113283273 gene encoding auxin transporter-like protein 3 — protein MTSEKVETVIAGNYVEMEREEDDAYASGRASRSKFSNFLWNGGSVYDAWFSCASNQVAQVLLTLPYSFSQLGMASGIVFQLFYGLMGSWTAYLISILYVEYRTRKEREKVDFRNHVIQWFEVLDGLLGKNWRNAGLFFNCTFLLFGSVIQLIACASNIYYINDNLDKRTWTYIFGACCATTVFVPSFHNYRVWSFLGLVMTTYTAWYLTIASLLHGQNEGVVHSGPAKMVLYFTGATNILYTFGGHAVTVEIMHAMWKPQKFKMIYLIATLYVLTLTLPSAISVYWAFGDALLTHSNAFALLPKSGFRDVAVVLMLIHQFITFGFACTPLYFVWEKFIGIHEVKSIFKRALARLPVVIPIWFLAIIFPFFGPINSAVGALLVSFTVYIIPALAHMLTFVSPAARENAVERPPKYLGGWTGIFSLNVFVVCWVLVVGFGFGGWASMLNFINQINTFGLFTKCYQCPPHKN, from the exons ATGACATCCGAGAAAGTTGAGACAGTCATTGCAGGTAACTATGTCGAGATGGAACGCGAAGAAGATGATGCCTACGCAAGTGGCCGTGCTAGTAGAAGCAAATTCTCCAACTTCTTATGGAATGGTGGTTCAGTTTATGATGCCTGGTTTAGCTGTGCTTCTAACCAG GTTGCTCAAGTGCTGTTGACGTTGCCATATTCATTTTCACAACTAGGGATGGCATCAGGGATTGTGTTTCAACTGTTTTATGGGTTAATGGGAAGTTGGACTGCTTACCTTATAAGCATACTGTACGTTGAATACCGTACCAGGAAAGAAAGAGAGAAGGTGGATTTCAGAAACCATGTCATTCAG TGGTTTGAAGTACTTGATGGGTTGCTGGGGAAAAACTGGAGAAATGCAGGATTGTTTTTCAACTGCACTTTCCTGCTCTTTGGATCAGTGATTCAGCTCATTGCTTGTGCAAG TAATATTTACTACATCAATGACAATCTCGACAAAAGAACTTGGACATACATATTTGGAGCTTGTTGTGCTACAACtgtttttgttccttccttcCATAATTACAGAGTTTGGTCTTTTCTGGGCCTTGTGATGACAACTTACACTGCATGGTATCTCACCATTGCATCCCTACTCCATGGACAG aATGAAGGAGTGGTGCATTCTGGCCCGGCAAAAATGGTTCTATATTTTACTGGAGCCACCAATATTTTATACACCTTTGGTGGACATGCTGTTACAGT ggaaataATGCATGCGATGTGGAAGCCACAAAAGTTCAAGATGATATACCTAATTGCAACACTATACGTACTAACACTCACTCTGCCGTCGGCAATTTCGGTGTACTGGGCATTTGGAGATGCGCTATTAACTCATTCTAATGCATTCGCTTTGCTCCCAAAGTCGGGGTTTAGGGATGTTGCTGTTGTTCTCATGCTCATTCATCAG TTTATTACGTTCGGATTCGCCTGTACTCCATTATACTTTGTGTGGGAGAAATTCATCGGGATACACGAGGTCAAGAGCATATTTAAAAGAGCTCTGGCAAGACTTCCGGTAGTGATACCCATATGGTTCTTGGCTATAATATTTCCATTTTTCGGACCTATCAATTCGGCTGTCGGAGCTCTACTTGTTAGCTTCACAGTCTACATAATTCCGGCCTTAGCTCATATGCTGACCTTTGTTTCTCCAGCAGCAAGAGAG AATGCCGTGGAGAGACCACCAAAATATCTAGGAGGATGGACAGGAATTTTCTCTCTGAATGTATTTGTGGTGTGCTGGGTTCTGGTGGTTGGGTTTGGATTTGGAGGATGGGCAAGTATGCTCAACTTCATAAACCAAATTAACACTTTTGGTCTCTTCACCAAATGCTATCAGTGCCCACCTCATAAAAACTAA